The genomic segment TAGTCGACATAGCGCTCGTAGCCGAAGCCGTCCTCGAACACGAAGTCGAGCATGCCGGTACGGTCGGCGTCGGTATCGGTCCAGATGTGCGAGCGGTAGCTCAGGTAGCCGTTCGGCTGGCCTTCGGTGAACGGCGAATCGGCGAACAGCGCGGTGGCGATCGGCTGCAGCGCCAACGACACGCGGAACTTCTTCACCATGTCCGCTTCGGTGGCGTAGTCCAGGTTCACCTGCACGGTGCAGGTGCGGGTCATCATGTCCAGGCCCAGCGAGCCGACCTTGGGCATGTACGAACGCATGATCTTGTAGCGGCCCTTCGGCATCCACGGCATTTCATCGCGCTTCCACTTCGGCTGGAAGCCCATGCCGAGAAAGCCCAGCTGCAGTTCGCCGGCCACCTGCGCCACTTCGTTCAGATGGGTGCCGGTTTCCACGCAGGTCTGGTGGATGGTCTCCAGCGCCGCGCCGGACAGTTCCAGCTGGCCGGCCGGTTCCAGCGTCACCGAGGCGCCGTCGCGCAGCAGGGCAATGGTGTTGCCGTTTTCCTGCACCGGCTCCCAGCCGAAGCGGACCAGGCCGTTGAGCAGCGCTTCGATGCCGCGCTCGCCGTCGAAGGTCGGCGGGCGCAGGTCATCCAGGCGGAACCCGAACTTCTCGTGCTCGGTGCCGATGCGCCACTGCGTGCGGGGCTTCTCGCCGGAGGCGATCACCTCCACCAGCTGCGAGCGGTCGGTAATGGGTGTATCGGCGACGTGGCTGGGGCTCGACAAGGGGAAGGCTCGCTGGACTGTGGCGGGGGATGTGGGGCTGGAGGCCTTCCATCGCAAGGGCGCACTATAGCGTGGCACTCCGTCACGTCATGCGACGGTGACGGGTTTCAGCATCCTACCGACGCCCTCTTGACCCTCGTACACTCACGGCCATGAGTCGCCATTCACGACACCCCGAACTGCACCGCTCCGAGCGTGTCGGCTGGTTGCGTGCCGCTGTGCTGGGGGCCAACGACGGCATTGTCTCGGTGGCCGGGCTGGTGGTCGGCGTGGCCGCCAGCGGCGCCTCGGCCAGCACCCTGCTGGCGACGGGCGTGGCCGGCACCGTGGCCGGCGCGATGTCGATGGCCGCCGGCGAGTATGTCTCGGTACAGACCCAGGCCGACACCGAAGCAGCCGACCTGGCGGCCGAGAAACGTGAATTGCACGAAGACCCGCACAGTGAACTGGAAGAGCTGAGTGCAATCTACCGCCACCGCGGCCTGGACCCGGCGCTGGCGCGGCAGGTCGCCGAGCAGCTCACCGCCCACGACGCGCTGGGCGCCCACGCCCGCGACGAACTGGGCATTACCGACACCCTGCGTGCCCGCCCACTGCAGGCCGCGCTGGCCTCGGCCGGGGCGTTCACCTGCGGCGCCGCGCTGCCGGTGCTGACCGCCCTGCTCGCGCCGGTCGACAAGGTTGCGATGATCACCACCGCCAGCACCCTGCTCGGTCTGTGCCTGACCGGCGCGATGGCGGCGCAGGCCGGTGGTGCGCCGCCCGTGCGCGGCGCTGTCCGGGTGATGTTCTGGGGCGCGTTGGCGATGGCCGCCGCCGCCGCTGTCGGCCGCCTGCTGGGCGCGCACGTGTCATGACCGCCATGCTGCCCGCCGCCACCGCCCTGCTGGCCGAGATGACCGGCCTGGCCGGCTGCGAACGCGCCGAAGGCTATGCCTGCATCACCGCACGCCGCGAGCATGGCGCCAGTTCGGTGGAGATTCCGCAACCGCAGTTCGCGATCCTGCTGGAAGGCCGCAAGCAGGTGCGCACCGCACACCAGTCGCTGGAATTCTTCCCCGGCGACATCCTGCTGCTGACCCAGCGCTGCCGCATCGACGTGGTCAACAGCCCCGATCCGCACAGTGGCCGCTACCTCAGCGCGATCGTGCCGCTGTGTGCCGAAGTGCTGGCGGCAGCGCGCACGCTGTGGAACGAGGAACTGCCCAGTGCGGGCCCGGCGATGGCGCGGTTGCCATTGATCGAACACGGTGCGGTGCTGCGCCAGTGGCGACAGTCGCTGCAGGACGGCCGTTACAGCGACGCACGCCTGGCCCTGGCCTCGCTGGTGCTGACCTTGTGCCGGCAGGGCCATGGCAACCTGCTGCTGCCACAGGCACCGAGCCTGGGCGAACAGATCCGCGACCGCATTGCCGCCGAACCGGCACGCGACTGGCAATCGCGGGATGTGGAAGAACAGTTCGCGCTGAGTGGCGCGACCCTGCGCCGCCGCCTTGCCGCCGAGCACACCAGCCTGCGCCAGCTGCTGACCGAGGCACGGTTGGCGCATGGCATGCAGCTGCTCTACACCACCGACCTGCCGCTGAAGACCGTCGCCGCACGCGCGGGCTACCGGTCTGCGGCCAGTTTCAGCAAGCGCTTCGCCGAACAGTACGGACTGGCTCCCACAGACATTTAAGGGGGTTCGGCAGGGCTGCGCCCTGCACCCGCCGAGGCAACAGCAACAGCCAAAGCAACAGCCATGCATTCCGTGGGATGGCGGGGCGGTGTGGGTGGTCAGGACACGCCGTAAACCCATCCATGGGGGCTCGATGGCGCCATCCATGGCGCCAACGGTCCTGCCCACCCACACCGCCCCGCCTCTGACAGATTCCGTGTGCTGTTGGTAGGTGTCGACCTTGGTCGACACATCTGTCGGATATCGATAATCAAATTTGGGTCAGATCTACCGTGTCGACCAAGGTCGACGCCCACCAGAGCAGAACGCCGTTCCGACAGATCGCAGAAATCTGTCGAAGGCGGGGTGGGTCCGGTTGCGGGAGTGTCCGCGGCATGGATGCCGCGGCCAAGCCCCCAGGGATGGGTTTACGGCGTCTCCCGCAACCGGACCCACCCCGCCTCCCCACAGGAAGCCCGCCGTTGCTTCGGCTGTTGCTGTTGCTTTTGCTGTTGCTGTTGCCTGCAGCGGGTGCAGGGCGCAGCCCTGCAGGCAACACCCCTCCCTGAGCATTCCGCGCACTGCTTTGAGCGCCGCGCACACGCTGGCCACGGCACGCTGTCCGGCAACGGAACCGCCCGTCATCCACCGAGAACTGCCATGACCCTGCATCACCTGCCCCTGCGTAGCGCCCTGCTGCTGGCCCTGTCCGCCCTGCCGCTGGCCGCGCTGGCCGAAGCCAGCTCGCCCGCTCCCACCCGGCAGGTGCCCGGCGTCTACCATCAGCGCATCGGTGCGTTGCAGGTCACCGCCCTGTTCGATGGCGTGGTCGCACTCGGCCGGCAGGAAGTGGTGGACGTACCGCCAACGCTGGTCAGCCGCCTGTTGGAAGGCCGCTACGTACCGGAAGACAAGAAGGGCCTGCAGACCGCCATCAACGCCTTCCTGGTGCGCCAGGGCAACCACCTGACCCTGGTCGACACCGGCACCGCGCAGTGCTTCGGCCCCGGCCTGGGCCAGGTGCTGGGCAACCTGCGCGCCTCCGGCGTGGACCCGGCCGAGGTGGACGAGGTGCTGCTGACCCATGCCCATCCGGACCACCTGTGCGGCGTACTCGACGCGCAGGGCAAGCCGGCCTACCCGAATGCCACCGTGTGGCTGTCCAGGGCCGATGCCGACTACTGGCTCAACCCGGCCAGCGAGGCCACCGCGCCGAAGGGCGTGCGCTTCGCCTTCCCGCTGGCGCGCAACGCGGTAGCGCCCTATCAGGCCAGCGGCCACCTGCGCACCTTCAGCCCCGGCGATGCCCTGCCCGGTGGCGCGGTGGCGATGGACACCCATGGCCATACGCCTGGCCATGTCTCCTACCGATTCGACAGCCAGGGCCAGTCACTGCTGGTGTGGGGCGATGTGCTGCACTTCCACGCGGTGCAGTTCGCGCACCCGGAGGCCGCGTTCGAGGCCGATTCGGACCGCAAGGCGGCCACGGCCAGCCGTCGCGGCCTGCTGCAGCAGGCCACCGCCAACGGTTGGTGGGTGGCCGGTGCGCACCTGCCGTTCCCGGGCCTGGGCCATGTGCGCAGCGAAGGCCAGGCCTATGCGTGGGTGCCGGCGGAGTATTCGCCGTTGTGAGGGGGTGCCGACCAAGGTCGGCACCCACCCGATCGGGTAGCGCCCGGCTGCCAGCCGGGCGACGGGGGAATGCTTATTCCAGCCCCAGCCAGCCGCCGATCACGGCGCGGGCCTCGTCCACGCCGGTACGGTCCTCGCCGGAGAACACCTGCACGCTGACGCTGTCGCCGTAGGCCGAGTGCAGCTCCTTGCGCACCTTCTGCAGGGTCTGCATCTGCTGGCTGCGGCTGAGCTTGTCGGCCTTGGTCAACAGTGCGTGCGCCGGCATGCCGCGCTGCACCGCGTAGGACAGCATCTGCCGGTCGTAATCCTTCAGCGGGTGGCGGATATCCATCACCACCACCAGGCCCTTCAGGGCTTCGCGGGTGCGGAAGTACCGGTCGATGAAGGCCTGCCAGTGCGCCTGCAGGTCCAGCGGCACCTTGGCGTAGCCGTAACCGGGCAGATCGACCAGGTGGGCGTCCGGGGTGATCTGGAAGAACACCAGCTGCTGGGTGCGGCCGGGGGTCTTTGACACGCGGGCCAGGGCGTTCTGGCGGGTCAGCGCGTTGAGGGCGCTGGACTTGCCGGCGTTGGAGCGACCGGCGAAGGCCACTTCGGCGCCCTCATCGGGCGGCAGCTGCCGCACGTTGTGGGCCGAGAGGTGGTAACGGGCGCGTTCGATGAGCAATGACATGTGCCTAGGATCGCATGTTGCGGCGCCGCGCGCCCGTGCCGGCGGCCGTTGCGGGCATTTTGCTGCACTGCTGCGTTGACCGTGCGCGGAAACGCCGTTGATAATCCGGGCGATGCCGGCGGCCACCGCCCGGCCCGGTCCATACGGAGCTTTAGCATGCGCCACGCTCGCGTTCTTGCCGTATCCGCCCTTGCCACTGCCGTAGTCGTTGCCGCCGCTGCGTTCGCGCAGACCACGTTGACCCCGCTGCCCGACAACGGGCCGATCAACACCGCCTCGCTGGAGGTGGATTTCAGCAAGACCCACTGGGGCGATGCCAAGGCTGGCCAGACCAAGGCCTCGGCCTGCGCGGCCTGCCACGGCGCCGACGGCAACGCCACGGTGGAGATGTACCCGTCCATCGCCGGCCAGAGCGAACGCTACGTGGCCCAGCAGATGGCCCTGATCGCCAATGGCCAGCGCAGTTCCGGCGCGGCGGTGGCGATGGTGCCGTTCGTGCAGAACCTTACGCCGCAGGACATGCGCGACATCGGCGCCTACTTCGCCACCCAGAAGGCCACGGCCGGCATCGCCGACGACACCGCGGTCACCGACGGCCCTTACAAGGGCATGAAGTTCTACGAGATCGGCCAGCAGCTGTACCGCGGTGGCGACGCCAAGCGCGGCCTGCCGGCCTGCATGGCCTGCCACGGCCCCAGCGGCGCGGGCAATCCGGGGCCCGCCTATCCGCATCTCGGTGGCCAGCACGCCAGTTATGTCGCGCGACGCCTGCAGGAGTACCAGGCCGGGCAGACCCATGAGACCGACAAGACCCATTTCCAGATCATGGCCACGGTCGCGCAGAAGCTGAGCGAACAGGAGGTGCAGGCGCTGTCGAGCTACCTGCAGGGCCTGCACAACAAGGCCGACGACCTGGCCGCTGCGGCCACGCCAACGCAACCGGCTGCCGCCCCCTGACCACCACTGGTCGGCCCGGGCCGCCACCGCGGCCCCTGCCTGCGGTATGTTTCCTTCACGCCGGCGACCGCGCCGGCGTTGCTTTTTTCAACGGAGATGCGTGTCGATGAGGTTGATTCCCCGCCTGCTGTTGTCCCTGCTGGTCCTGCTGCCGCTGGCCGCCAGTGCCGCCGCCCCTGCCAACGCACCGCTGGTGGAAGGCAAAGACTACGAACGTATCGCCCAGCCGGGCCCGTTCCAGCCGCTGGCCGGGAAGATCGAAGTGGTCGAGGTCTTCGGCTACACCTGCCCGCACTGCGCCCATTTCGAGCCGCAGCTGGAGGCCTGGGCCGCCAAGCTGCCGGCCGACGTGCGCTTCACCCCGGTGCCGGCCGCCTTCGGCGGCGCCTGGGATGCCTGGGCCCTGGCCTACTACGCCGCTGACGAAGTGGGCGTGGCCAAGCGCAGCCATGCCGCCGTGTTCAAGGCACTGCACCAGGACGGCGCGCTGCCGATGCAGAACATCTCGGCCGATGAGCTCGCCAACTTCTACAAAGCCTACGGCGTGGCCCCGGACCGTTACCTGCAGGCGCTGCGGGGCGAGGCCGTGCAGAAGAAGGTCGATGCCGCCCGCGCGTTCGCCCAGCGCACCAAGGTGCCGGGCACCCCGGCCATCATCATCAACGGCCAGTACCTGGTGCGTGGCAACAGCTTCGACGACCAGCTGCGCATCGCCTCTGCACTGATCGCCCAGGCCCGCGCGGCCCGCGGCCGCTGAACCAACACCCACCATCGACACGGCGCTGTCGCCGCCGCGTGTCATCATTTCCCTCTGGCCGGTGCCTGACGCCGGCCCCACCATTCCAGATGCTGGAGACGTTTCCATGAAGACCCGTTTCGCCGCCCTCGCCCTCGCAGCGCTGCTGCCGATCCTGGCCGCCTGCAAGGCCGATGACGGCAGCGCCAACACCACCGCGGCTCCGGCCGAACCGGCACCGGCTCCGGCCAGCACCGAGCCGGCGACTCCGGCGGCGGGCGCCGAGGGCGCTGCCCCGGCCGCTGCCGAAGGCGACAAGGCTGCGGCCGAAGCCGCTCCGGCGGCCGCTCCGGCCCCGACCACCGCCGCGCTGACCGGCCCGGCCCCGGTGGAAGGCGCCGATTACCAGGTCATCCCGAACGGCCAGCCGTTCCAGCCGGCCGCCGGCAAGATCGAAGTGACCGAGATCTTCGGCTACGTCTGCCCGGCCTGTGCCGCGTTCCAGCCGCTGGTCGGCCCGTGGAAGGCCGGCCTGCCGAGCGACGTGAACTTCGTCTACGTGCCGGCCATGTTCGGCGGCACCTGGGATGACTACGCCCGTGCCTTCTACGCCGCGCAGACCCTGGGCGTGCAGGAGAAGACCCACGAAGCGCTGTACGCCGCCATCCACTCGCAGAAGACCCTGAAGGGCGAGCGCGGCCGTGACTCGGTGGACGACATCGCCAAGTTCTACGGCGCCTATGGCGTGGATCCGAAGCAGTTCGCCGCCACCATGGGCAGCTTCGCGGTGAACGCCAAGACCAACTCGGCCAAGCAGTTCGCCCAGCGCAGCCAGATCAGCGGCACGCCGTCGATCATCGTCAATGGCAAGTACCTGGTGAAGGGCAAGAGCTTCCCGGACATGCTGCGCATTGCCGACCACCTGATCGCCCGCGAACGCGGTGCGGCCCAGGCTCACTGATCCAAGAGACGTTTTCCCCGGCCGTGAATTCCCCCCGTACACGGACCCTGCGCTTGCTGACGGCCAACATCCAGGCCGGCTCAAGTACCCGCCGCTACAGCGACTATGTGACCCGCAGCTGGTCACATGCGCTGCCGGCGGGTCGCAAGCGCAGCAGCCTTGACGCGATTGCCACCTTGGCGCGCGAACATGACATCGTCGGCCTGCAGGAGGCCGACCCGGGCAGCCTGCGCTCGGGCTTCACCAACCAGACCCATTACCTGGCCCAGCGCGCCGGCTTCAATTACTGGAGCCACCAGCCGAACCGGCGCATGGGCGGGGTCGCCTCCAGCGCCAACGGCTTGCTGAGCAAGCTGGAACCGGTGGAAGTGCAGGACCACGCCCTGCCCGGCCGCATCGGCGGGCGTGGCGTGCTGCTGGCCAAGTTCGGCGACGGTACCGACGGCCTGGCGGTGGCGGTGGCGCATCTGTCACTTGGCGCGGGCTCGCGGATGTCGCAGCTGGGTTTCATCGCCGAGCTGCTGTCCGACCACCCCAACGCGGTGCTGATGGGCGATTTCAACTGCCTGGCCGAACGCCCGGAAATGCAGGTGCTGTACCAGAAGACCCGGCTGCAGCCGCCCGGCTGCATCGTACCGACCTTCCCCAGCTGGCGCCCCGACCGCGCCATCGACCACATCCTGGTCAGCAGCGGGCTGCAGACCCGCACCGTGGAAGCCGTACCGGCCGCGTTCTCCGACCACCTCGCCCTGGCGATGGCGATCGACGTCCCGGCCGACGCCCTGCGCTGAAAAAGGGGACGGAGGGGATTAAGTCGTTTGTGGCACAAACGACTTAATCCCCTCCGTCCCCTTTTTCATGCGGTGACCGGCACCTTCAGCCTTCGCGCGGTCATCGTGCTGCCCACCGAGGCCAGCACGGTGCAGCCTATCGCCAGCCACTGCAGCCCATGCAGGTGCTCGTGCAGCAGCAGCATCGCCCACAGCGCGGCCACCGCCGGTTCCATGCTGATCAGGATGCCGAAGGTCTCCTTGGGCAGGCGCTTGAGCGCCATCATTTCCAGCGACATCGGGATCGCACTGGATACCAGCGCCACCAGCAGCCCCGCCGCCAGGATCTTCGGATCGAGCAGCGCCGCACCGGCATGCACCACGCCCACCGGCACCACCACCAGCGACGCCGCCAGCAGCCCCAGCGACACCGAATGCCCGGCGTGCAGGTGGCCGGCGCGCTTGCCGAACACGATGTACAGGCCCCAGCACGCCGCCGCACCCATTGCATACAGCACACCGGCCGGGTCCAGCGCCGGGCCGCCCCCCAACGGCAGCAACAGCAACAACCCCACCACCGCGCAACCTACCCAGACGAAGTCGATCGGTCGTCGTGATGACAGCATCGCCACCGTCAACGGCCCGGTGAATTCAATGGCCACCGCGATGCCGAAGGGAATCGTGCGCAGGGCCATGTAGAACAGCAGGTTCATCAGGCCCAGGGTGAACCCGTAGCGCAGGATGGTGATCGCATCCACACGCGTGGTTTTCCAGCGCCACGGCCGCCAGAACAGCAGCAGCAACAGCGCCGAGAAGCCCACGCGCAGCGCGCTGGTGCCCTGGGCGCCGATCAGCGGAAACAGGTGTTTTGCGTAGGAGGTGCCGATGGCCAGCGAGGTGACCGAGCCCAGCACCGCCAGCGCCGGCAACATCGGCGCGAATCGTGAGGTCTGCATGGGCAAAGTCTATTGCGCCCACGCCGAGCACTTGGCTCAATTGACAGCCCGTTCGTGCAATTTCTGCTCGCCATGGCCATCGCCCCCGTGCTCGACAGTTTCGACCGCGCCATCCTCGACCTGCTGCAGCGGGACAACACCCTGCCGCAGCGCGAAATCGCCGAGGCCGTGCACCTGTCCACCCCGGCCGTGCAACGCCGGATCAAGCGCCTGCAGGACAGCGGCGTGATCGCGGCCAACGTGGCGGTGGTCGCCGCAGCCAAGGTCGGGCGACCACTGACCATCATCGTCGAGGTGCGCGTGGTCAGCGAGCAGCGCGAGCGCGTGGCGCCGTTCAAGCGTCGCGTGCAGGACGACCCTGCCGTGCAGCAGTGCTACTCGATCACCGGCGACGGCGACTTCCTGCTGCTGCTTTCAGCGGCGTCGATGGAAGAATACGAGGCGATCACCGAGCGCCTGTTCGGCGGTGATGACAACATCGAGCGGTTCCGGACCTCGGTGGCACTGGGGACGCTGAAGCGGAGTTTCGAAGTGCCGCTGCTACCGCCCCTGTAGAGTCGAGCTTGCTCGACTGCCCTTTGACGACTCCCCTTTGACCGCAAAGCAACAGCCGTCGAGCGTGGCTCGACGCTACAGTCCGAAGCCATGAGCACAACCACCTCCCCTGCACATCGCCTGCGCCACTGGCTGCTGCGCGGCCTGTTCCTGGCCATTGCCATCGTTGCAGCCCTGGCGCTGTGGAACAGCCCGTGGGCGGCCGCGCCAAGAATGCTGTGGTCACTGGCACGGATGCCCGCCGCCACCGAGCTGCCGGTGCCGGTGCAGGGCGTGCGCCCAAGGCAGATCGCCGATACGTTCGGCGCGCCACGGGGTCGTGATCGTTCCCACGCCGGCATCGACATCTTCGCCAGGCGCGGTACGCCGGTGCGCAGCGCCACGCCCGGCGTCGTCGCCGATGTCAGCGAACGCGGGCTTGGCGGCCGCCAGGTCTGGGTGATCGGGCCGGGACGGGAACGCTACTACTACGCGCATCTGGAAAGCTGGGCCGACGGTCTGGCACGCGGCCAGGTGGTCCGGCCCGGCGACCTGCTCGGCCATGTCGGCGACAGCGGCAACGCCAAGGGCACGCCGCCGCACCTGCACTGGGGCATCTACGGCGCCGAAGGCGCGCGCGACCCGCTGCCGCTGCTGCGCTGACCCTTTGGTCGACCAGGCTCGACGCCACGCCCGGCCAGACGCATCATCAAGCGCAGTGACAGGGAAAGCACACCGATGACCCGCCTTCGCACCACCGCGCCGTTGGTGGCCCTTGTGCTGCTGGCCACCGGCTGCAGTACCCTGCAGGCACGCCACGACCCGTTGTGTGCGCATCTTCTTGCCTTCGCCAACAGCGCCTCGCTCGGCACCCAGCCGGCGATTGAACTGGTCAGCGACTGGAGCAGCTTCAGCAAGCACTGCACGCATGGCGGCACCCCTGCGGGCAGGCAGTTCTGCGATTGGCTGCTGCCCAATACGTCCACCGAATTCGCCACGATCAACATCCAGCGCACCCTGGCCTGCCTGGCCCCCGGGACGAACTACGCCGGCTCGGAACGGCTGTTCCCGGAATACGTGACCGGGAAGGTGCAGTCCCTGGATGTGCGCGGACTCGACGCGGACGTAGTGATCACCGTCGAATACGCCGTCGGCATCGAGGGGGAACGGCCGCGCATGAAGGTCCAGGCCGAACGCCTGCCACCGCAGGACTAGATCGGCCGCGATAGCATGCGCACCGCCCTCGCCCATTTGTAAACGAAAACAATTCCCATTACGCTATTTGCGTTTTGCGGACGGCCAGGACGGTTCGTCCGTGCTCGCATTGCCCAGCCACCGCCCTGAACGCAGGGTTCCGCCAGCGGCGTGAGATCCCCACCAGCCGCGGCGCCAGACCATCCGGGAAGCCGGTCGGACGCACGCACGTGCCCGTCCAGGAACCCCAATGATCCGTTCGACCTCCCCCGTTCTGCCCCATCGCCTGTCCGCGGCGGTGCTGTCCGCCCTCAGCCTGGCCATCGCTCCGGCCGCCTTCGCCGACGCTGCCGCCGACCCGACCACCCTCGACAAGGTCGTGGTCAAGGGCGAGCGCGCCGAAGGCTATTCGGTGCGCCGCACCTCCGCCGGTACCCGTTTCGACCTGGCACCGCGCGAGATCCCGCAGTCGATCAGCATCATCAGCCACCAGCGCATCGAAGACCAGAAGCTGGACGACATCATCGACGTGCTGGCCAACACCACCGGCGTGACCAGCACCCAGTCCGACAGCGAGCGCACCGAGTTCTACGCGCGCGGGTTCTACATCGATGCCTACCAGTTCGATGGCCTGCCGACGCAGATGGTGCAGAACTGGAGCTACGGTGATTCCGGCCTCGATCTGGCCCTGTACGACCGCGTGGAAGTGGTGCGCGGTGCCACCGGCCTGCTCAGTGGTGCCGGCAATCCGTCGGCATCGGTGAACCTGATCCGCAAGCATGCCGACAGCGCCGAACTGACCGGCAGCGTCTCGGTGAACGTGGGCAGCTGGGGCCGCACCCGCACCACCGTGGACGTGGGCAGCGCGCTCAATGCCAGCGGTACCGTGCGTGGCCGCGTCATCGGCAGCTACCTGGATACCGACGGCCAGATGGACCGCTACAACCAGCGCAAGACGCTGGGCTACGCGGTCATCGATGCCGACCTGACCCCGGACACCCAGCTGAGCGTGGGCTACGACTACCAGCAGAAGCGTGCCAATGGCGCCACCTGGGGCGGCTTCCCGATGCTGTACTCGGACGGAAGCCGTACGCCGTATGACGAGTCCTTCAATGCCAGCCCGGACTGGACCTACTGGGACACCACCAGCAAGCGTGCCTTCGCCACGCTGCAGCATGCCTTCAGCAACGGCTGGAAGTTCAAGATCGGCGCCACCCACGACGAGACCAAGGCCGACGACAAGCTGTTCTATCCGGCCTACAACAACTGGGTCACCGGGGCCTCCAACTTCAACAAGACCACCGGTGCTGGCATCTCGCCGTCGGCCGGCTTCTACAACACCGAGCGCAAGGTCAACGCCGTCGATGGCTACGTGGATGGTCCGTTCCGCCTGTTCGGCCGCGAACACCAGTTCATGGCCGGCCTGAGCTACAACAAGCGTGAGTACGCCAACTACGGCGACTACCAGGTGGGCGGCGCCTACCTGCCGTGGGATCCGTTTGCCAGCTACTTCAACTGGACCGGCAACATCAGCCAGCCCAACTGGAACCCGCTGGCGCTGGCCAGCCGCGGCACCATCACCCAGAAGGCCGGCTACCTCGCCACCCGCCTGACGCTGGCCGATCCGCTGAAGCTGATTCTCGGTGCGCGCTACACCGACTGGAAGAGCGAAGGCGAGAACGATGACCGCGAACACAAGGTGACCACGCCCTACGCCGGCCTGGTGTACGACATCAACGACACCTGGTCTGCCTACACCAGCTATACCGAAATCTTCCAGCCACAGACCGCGCGCGACCGCAACGATCGCTACCTCGATCCGGTGGATGGCAAGAGCTACGAAGTGGGCGTCAAGGCCGCCTGGTTCGACAATCGCCTGAATGCCTCGCTGGCGGTCTTCCGCATCGAGCAGGACAACGTCGCCCAGGCCACCAATGAACCGATCATCGGCCGGCCCGGCGAACTCGCTTCGATTGCCGCGCGGGGCACCGTCAGCCGCGGCTTCGAGTTCGAAGTGAACGGCGAGCTGGCACCGGGCTGGAATGCCACCTTCGGCGCATCGCGCTACGTGGCCAAGGACATCAACGGCAGCGACATCAACACCAACCTGCCGCAGACCGCGTTGAAGCTGTTCACCAGCTACACCCCGCAGTCGCTGCAGGAACTGACCGTCGGCGGCGGCGCCAACTGGCAGAACCGCATCTACTACACGGTGCCGGCCTATGGCCGCATCGAGCAGAGCGGCTATGCGCTGGTCAGCGCCTTCGTGCGCTACCGCATCTCGCCGGAGTTCAGCGTGCAGGCCAACCTCAACAACCTGCTGGACAAGAAATACCTGTCGCAGATCAATGGTTACGGCGCCTTCGGTGATGGCCGCAACGGCTCGCTGACCTTTACCTGGTCGTTCTGATGCAAACGGCGCCGGGGCAACCCGGCGCCGTGCATTCCGTAGCGTCGAGCGCCGCACCGGGAGGGTCCCGGCGCGGCATCCCGAGGTCAGAACCGCAGGTCCGCGCGCAGGTACCAGTAGCGCCCACGCGGGATGTCGTAGGTCGAGGCGTCGTAGCCATTCAACGAACACGACAGGCAGATCGGCGGAT from the Stenotrophomonas maltophilia genome contains:
- a CDS encoding glutamate--cysteine ligase gives rise to the protein MSSPSHVADTPITDRSQLVEVIASGEKPRTQWRIGTEHEKFGFRLDDLRPPTFDGERGIEALLNGLVRFGWEPVQENGNTIALLRDGASVTLEPAGQLELSGAALETIHQTCVETGTHLNEVAQVAGELQLGFLGMGFQPKWKRDEMPWMPKGRYKIMRSYMPKVGSLGLDMMTRTCTVQVNLDYATEADMVKKFRVSLALQPIATALFADSPFTEGQPNGYLSYRSHIWTDTDADRTGMLDFVFEDGFGYERYVDYLLDVPMYFSYRDGIYHDASGQSFRDFMQGKLPVLPGALPTLRDWSDHMTTAFPEVRLKKYLEMRGADGGPWSRLCALPAFWVGLLYDDTALDAAWDLVRDFTLAERHALRDGVPKHAMNLPFRAGSVRDLAREAVKISVEGLKRRGARNADGQDESKFLDVLQEIVESGLTPAERKLALFHGRWHGDVDPVFREFAY
- a CDS encoding MBL fold metallo-hydrolase — protein: MTLHHLPLRSALLLALSALPLAALAEASSPAPTRQVPGVYHQRIGALQVTALFDGVVALGRQEVVDVPPTLVSRLLEGRYVPEDKKGLQTAINAFLVRQGNHLTLVDTGTAQCFGPGLGQVLGNLRASGVDPAEVDEVLLTHAHPDHLCGVLDAQGKPAYPNATVWLSRADADYWLNPASEATAPKGVRFAFPLARNAVAPYQASGHLRTFSPGDALPGGAVAMDTHGHTPGHVSYRFDSQGQSLLVWGDVLHFHAVQFAHPEAAFEADSDRKAATASRRGLLQQATANGWWVAGAHLPFPGLGHVRSEGQAYAWVPAEYSPL
- a CDS encoding c-type cytochrome yields the protein MRHARVLAVSALATAVVVAAAAFAQTTLTPLPDNGPINTASLEVDFSKTHWGDAKAGQTKASACAACHGADGNATVEMYPSIAGQSERYVAQQMALIANGQRSSGAAVAMVPFVQNLTPQDMRDIGAYFATQKATAGIADDTAVTDGPYKGMKFYEIGQQLYRGGDAKRGLPACMACHGPSGAGNPGPAYPHLGGQHASYVARRLQEYQAGQTHETDKTHFQIMATVAQKLSEQEVQALSSYLQGLHNKADDLAAAATPTQPAAAP
- a CDS encoding VIT1/CCC1 transporter family protein; translated protein: MSRHSRHPELHRSERVGWLRAAVLGANDGIVSVAGLVVGVAASGASASTLLATGVAGTVAGAMSMAAGEYVSVQTQADTEAADLAAEKRELHEDPHSELEELSAIYRHRGLDPALARQVAEQLTAHDALGAHARDELGITDTLRARPLQAALASAGAFTCGAALPVLTALLAPVDKVAMITTASTLLGLCLTGAMAAQAGGAPPVRGAVRVMFWGALAMAAAAAVGRLLGAHVS
- the yihA gene encoding ribosome biogenesis GTP-binding protein YihA/YsxC, with translation MSLLIERARYHLSAHNVRQLPPDEGAEVAFAGRSNAGKSSALNALTRQNALARVSKTPGRTQQLVFFQITPDAHLVDLPGYGYAKVPLDLQAHWQAFIDRYFRTREALKGLVVVMDIRHPLKDYDRQMLSYAVQRGMPAHALLTKADKLSRSQQMQTLQKVRKELHSAYGDSVSVQVFSGEDRTGVDEARAVIGGWLGLE
- a CDS encoding thiol:disulfide interchange protein DsbA/DsbL; translation: MRLIPRLLLSLLVLLPLAASAAAPANAPLVEGKDYERIAQPGPFQPLAGKIEVVEVFGYTCPHCAHFEPQLEAWAAKLPADVRFTPVPAAFGGAWDAWALAYYAADEVGVAKRSHAAVFKALHQDGALPMQNISADELANFYKAYGVAPDRYLQALRGEAVQKKVDAARAFAQRTKVPGTPAIIINGQYLVRGNSFDDQLRIASALIAQARAARGR
- a CDS encoding helix-turn-helix transcriptional regulator, producing MTAMLPAATALLAEMTGLAGCERAEGYACITARREHGASSVEIPQPQFAILLEGRKQVRTAHQSLEFFPGDILLLTQRCRIDVVNSPDPHSGRYLSAIVPLCAEVLAAARTLWNEELPSAGPAMARLPLIEHGAVLRQWRQSLQDGRYSDARLALASLVLTLCRQGHGNLLLPQAPSLGEQIRDRIAAEPARDWQSRDVEEQFALSGATLRRRLAAEHTSLRQLLTEARLAHGMQLLYTTDLPLKTVAARAGYRSAASFSKRFAEQYGLAPTDI